Proteins encoded in a region of the Triticum dicoccoides isolate Atlit2015 ecotype Zavitan chromosome 3A, WEW_v2.0, whole genome shotgun sequence genome:
- the LOC119271139 gene encoding uncharacterized protein LOC119271139: MDLIPMAESFPARMCEIEEEAECFRKNLRTRTSNSKQQALKPMPQPSKDHISVLLSTTDVYEAVEHVATKMASGLVVSDNGGGGGGDSSGSDNFGSQLDYTFIMSQHIKDMVNGGGDICELAAQVAIQVTNGLQIVPVTSPAAQVGANNNAHDDFSINIDQFNEEPPTTVLSSAQLSQALMTVALLTMAIDVGTVLYKPVRGVVFGHNKLAYYLTLAGIFIAGVAEALISSWLSRSHEVDKRCFSFGRAVLCASLVPFVAIIGIGGFAFVEG, encoded by the exons ATGGATCTCATTCCCATGGCAGAGAGCTTCCCGGCGAGGATGTGCGAgatcgaggaggaggcggagtgcttcAGGAAGAACCTCCG GACCAGGACGAGCAACAGCAAGCAGCAGGCGCTCAAGCCCATGCCCCAGCCAAGCAAGGACCACATCTCCGTCCTTCTCTCGACCACCGACGTATACGAG GCTGTTGAGCACGTAGCCACTAAGATGGCGAGTGGCCTCGTCGTTTCGGAcaatggtggtggtggcggcggcgacagcAGCGGCAGTGACAATTTCGGGTCGCAG CTCGACTACACTTTCATCATGTCTCAGCACATTAAGGACATGGTCAACGGTGGCGGCGACATCTGTGAG CTTGCTGCACAAGTGGCCATTCAGGTGACGAACGGCCTCCAGATTGTTCCCGTCACCTCTCCGGCGGCGCAG GTCGGGGCCAACAACAACGCCCACGACGACTTCAGTATCAACATAGACCAATTCAACGAGGAGCCGCCTACCACGGTACTATCCTCAGCACAGCTCTCACAAGCGCTGATGACGGTAGCCTTGCTCACTATGGCCATCGACGTTGGCACTGTGCTCTACAAGCCGGTGAGAGGCGTGGTGTTCGGCCACAACAAGCTCGCCTATTACCTCACCCTCGCTGGTATTTTCATTGCCGGAGTAGCGGAGGCCCTGATCTCCTCCTGGCTGTCCCGCTCTCACGAGGTTGACAAGCGTTGTTTCTCATTCGGAAGGGCTGTCCTATGCGCCTCGCTTGTGCCATTTGTCGCCATCATCGGCATCGGAGGTTTCGCTTTCGTGGAAGGCTGA